CGCTCCTCTGGGCGGCGCTCCTGCGCTACCTCAACGCCTGCGAGAGCCGCTACGTCATGGGCTGCGCGAGCGTCGGACTGGGAGCGGGTCACGATACCGCCGCGGCCACCTGCGGCCGCCTGTGCGAGGAACACCTCGGACCGGCGCCCTGGCGCGTCTTTCCCTACCGCCCCTTTCCCATCCGGGGCTGGTCGCGCGAGACGGCTCACGAACCGCCGGCTCTCATCCGCGGGTACCTCCGACTCGGCGCCTTCGTCTGCGGCGAGCCCGCCTGGGACGAGGGCTTCAACACGGCGGACCTTCTGCTGCTCCTGCCGCTGTCCCGGCTAAATCCCCGCTACGCCCGCTGGCTCCTCCGCCTCGGGGAGGCGCCCGGGACGTCGCTTCACCCGCGCCATGTCCGCGCCGCGTAGGACGAGCGCGCGGCTGGCGCGACACCTGCTCGCGGTCTACGCGAGCGCCGTGCTGCGCGCGCCGCGCCTCGGGCCGGGCGAACGACGGGAGCTGGCCGCGCGCTTCGCGCGCGCGATGCTCGACGTCCTCGAGGTCCCGCTCCACGTGCGCGGGACTCCACCCGCGGGGGGACCGGCGCTGGTGGTCGCCAATCACGTGTCCTGGCTCGACATGTACGTCCTCAACGCGGTCGCCGGCGCACGCTTCGTCGCCAAGTCGGAGATGCGGGGGTGGCCCTTCTTCGGCACCATCGCCGCCCGCTTCGACACCTTCTTCATCGTACGCGGGAGCTATCGCGACGCGGCGCGCACCCGTACGGCGGTCGCGCACGCGTTCCGCGAGGGCGAGCGCGTCGC
The sequence above is a segment of the Deltaproteobacteria bacterium genome. Coding sequences within it:
- a CDS encoding GNAT family N-acetyltransferase translates to MQHPEPRRGGGGDGCLVRTSQFSAGLASSDREVEEGQRLRYRVFADEFGACVPGGANGLDRDDLDPFCHHLVVRERRSGTLVGTYRILPADRARRAGGFYAEREFDLRQLRSLRADTVEVGRACVHPDFRHGAVIALLWAALLRYLNACESRYVMGCASVGLGAGHDTAAATCGRLCEEHLGPAPWRVFPYRPFPIRGWSRETAHEPPALIRGYLRLGAFVCGEPAWDEGFNTADLLLLLPLSRLNPRYARWLLRLGEAPGTSLHPRHVRAA
- a CDS encoding 1-acyl-sn-glycerol-3-phosphate acyltransferase, translated to MSAPRRTSARLARHLLAVYASAVLRAPRLGPGERRELAARFARAMLDVLEVPLHVRGTPPAGGPALVVANHVSWLDMYVLNAVAGARFVAKSEMRGWPFFGTIAARFDTFFIVRGSYRDAARTRTAVAHAFREGERVAVFPEGTTTDGATVGRFYPALFQAAIDSGATVQPAALRYRDAHGRRSPAPVFVGDTTLLASVARVVREPALSAEVAFGPPLDPVGRTRRELAEEARRWIVATLGIGDEARATRRVAA